From Lentimicrobiaceae bacterium:
ATTGAAAGACCACTAATTTCTCCAGTTTTTACTCCAACGGGTATCACTTGCTTTCCCTCCGAGGCTAATAATTCGGTAGCTCTGTATGAATATCTGCGGGGGTTTGGACTGGCACCTAAAACTATGTGAATCATAAACTAAAACTATTTTTTTACAAAGTTATTAATTATGTAATATGAATCAAAAAAAATACGTTTATTTGCTAAAATACGAGATTGAATTTTATGAGCAAATTATTGAAAATATTTTTGGTGTTTCTTTTAACAATTAGCTATATCTATCTGCATTCACAAGAGTGTGGGTTTTTTAGAAAGCAAGTTGTTTTAGACCCAATGAATACACAGTACTACATTTTTAGAATTCCATCAATTGTCACTACCCAAAAAGGAACAATAATGATTTTTGCTGAAGGTCGCAAAGGCAGAGGGGGAGATTGGGATCCTTCAAATATAGTTTTTAGGGCAAGTTATGATAAGGGTAATACTTGGACAGATATCTCAATTCTAGGAGATTACGGAATTACTACTTGTTCAAACGCAGTTCCTATTTTCGATTACTTCGAGAATAAGCTGCATGTTGTTTATACTGTTGGTTATTCAATCGTTTACTATACCTGTAGTTCTGATGATGGCCTATCGTGGGAAAAGCCAGTTAATATTACTGCTTCTTTTGAAAAAATCAAAGCAGAATATCCTTGGAAGGTTATCGCTACTGGCCCTGGTCATGGAACTCAGCTAAGCTCAGGGCGAATAATTGTTCCTGTTTGGATGTCGTCTAGTGGCGCAGTTGATTCTGCAACTAATACTCTTGCACATCATCCATCAATTTCAACGGTTTTATTTAGCGACGACTTTGGCAAAACATGGGAAACAGGAGATATTATAAGCCCGAATAACGACACTCTTATATTTCCTAACGAAGCCATTTGTGTCGAAACTGCCGATGGGTTTGTAATGTTTAACATGAGAAACGAATCACCAAATTACAGAAGATTGGTTTCTATAAGTCCAAATGGTGTTAGCAATTGGACAAGACCATACTATTCCGACAATTTCTTCGAGCCAATTTGTCATGCTTCGATGATTAGATATTCTATTCGTCCTTTTCAAGACCAAAATCGGATTCTCTTTGTTAATCCCGACAGTAGAATGTCGCCCTGGAGCATGAAAAGAGGTACAACAAGCAAGGCGGCACCTAAAAGAGAGAGATCGAATCTTACATTAAGAATAAGTTATGACGAAGCCGTAACTTTTCCCGTTTCGAAAGTAATCGACCCTGGCATTGCAGGTTACTCAGATTTAGCAATTGACTCTACGGGAGTAATACATTGTATTTACGAATCGGGCATGAAAAACAACAATAAATTTCTTCCATCAGCTATCACTATGGTATCGTTCGACCTTCAATGGGCCACAAATTGCAAAGACTCTTTATCGGTTAATGATATGCCGATAAATTCCAATATGATATGCGCTGCTGACAAGCAGAATAATCCTCAGCCGATAAAAAAGAAAAAATACAATCGATT
This genomic window contains:
- a CDS encoding sialidase family protein is translated as MSKLLKIFLVFLLTISYIYLHSQECGFFRKQVVLDPMNTQYYIFRIPSIVTTQKGTIMIFAEGRKGRGGDWDPSNIVFRASYDKGNTWTDISILGDYGITTCSNAVPIFDYFENKLHVVYTVGYSIVYYTCSSDDGLSWEKPVNITASFEKIKAEYPWKVIATGPGHGTQLSSGRIIVPVWMSSSGAVDSATNTLAHHPSISTVLFSDDFGKTWETGDIISPNNDTLIFPNEAICVETADGFVMFNMRNESPNYRRLVSISPNGVSNWTRPYYSDNFFEPICHASMIRYSIRPFQDQNRILFVNPDSRMSPWSMKRGTTSKAAPKRERSNLTLRISYDEAVTFPVSKVIDPGIAGYSDLAIDSTGVIHCIYESGMKNNNKFLPSAITMVSFDLQWATNCKDSLSVNDMPINSNMICAADKQNNPQPIKKKKYNRFRKKAPRTC